From the genome of Chloroflexaceae bacterium:
TGATCTTCACCGCCTGGCCCTTCTGGTACGAGACGCGCACCTTCGGCGCCTCGCCCTCCATCTGCTTGAGGATGTTCTTCACCTCTTCGTCCTCAAGGGGGGTGGGCTTATTGCCATGACCGACAAAACTCGTTACGCCAGGCGTATTGCGCACGACGTACCACGAGTCGTCGGTCAGGCGCATCTGCACCAGCACGTAGCCGGGGTAGATCTTCTTGTTGACCGTCCGGCGCTGGCCGTTCTTAATCTCGATCTCCTCTTCGGTCGGCACGATCACGCGGAAAATCTGGTCGTGCATCTCCATCGAGTCGATGCGATGCTCCAGATTCTGCTTGACCTTATTCTCATAGCCGGAATACGTGTGGATCACGTACCAGCGACGATCATCGGTCTT
Proteins encoded in this window:
- the nusG gene encoding transcription termination/antitermination protein NusG, which produces MSEEEKTKASAEKTDDRRWYVIHTYSGYENKVKQNLEHRIDSMEMHDQIFRVIVPTEEEIEIKNGQRRTVNKKIYPGYVLVQMRLTDDSWYVVRNTPGVTSFVGHGNKPTPLEDEEVKNILKQMEGEAPKVRVSYQKGQAVKIIDGPFTDFEGVVDAIDHERGRVRVLVSFFGREAPVELDFLQVTRLVD